From one Populus alba chromosome 17, ASM523922v2, whole genome shotgun sequence genomic stretch:
- the LOC118029173 gene encoding uncharacterized protein — protein MAKFSALFCFITLVISGCACIDSAMGGEIGIYELKKGNLSMKLTNYGARIISLVLPDKNGKLGDVALGFDTIEEFMNASSPFGATVGRVANRISNAQFTWNGTVYKLPANSGNNTIHGGPIGFSKVVWKVKKYSPDGPVPYIVFAYHSFDGEQGFPGDLLVKTTYTLLGDNQFCITMEAKARNKATPVNLVNHAFWNLGGHNSGDILSEKIQIFASRYTPVDSKLIPTGEIVTVKGTPYDFLKPNTIGSRINELPKGYDINYALDGSGNKKLRKAAIVHDEKSGRAMEILTNQPGVQFFTSNTLNVKGKGGFMYKTHGALCLETQGFPDSVNHPNFPSQIVNPVKPYKHYMLFKFSTF, from the exons ATGGCCAAGTTTTCTGCGTTGTTTTGTTTTATCACACTGGTAATTTCTGGGTGTGCCTGTATTGACTCGGCAATGGGGGGAGAGATTGGGATTTACGAGCTCAAGAAGGGAAATCTAAGCATGAAGCTTACCAATTATGGTGCCCGTATCATCTCCCTTGTTCTCCCTGATAAAAATG GAAAGCTAGGTGATGTTGCTCTTGGCTTTGATACTATTGAGGAATTCATG AATGCTTCATCACCCTTTGGGGCCACCGTGGGACGGGTTGCCAATAGAATCTCTAATGCTCAGTTTACCTGGAATGGAACTGTTTACAAACTACCTGCTAATTCAGGGAATAACACGATTCATG GCGGGCCTATAGGATTCAGTAAGGTTGTTTGGAAAGTGAAAAAGTACAGCCCAGATGGTCCTGTTCCTTATATTGTCTTTGCTTATCACAGCTTTGATGGTGAACAAG GATTCCCTGGTGATCTCCTTGTAAAAACAACCTACACGCTCCTTGGAGACAACCAATTCTGTATAACAATGGAAGCAAAAGCTAGAAACAAGGCCACGCCGGTTAATCTAGTCAACCATGCCTTTTGGAACCTTGGTGGCCATAATAGTGGCGATATCTTGTCagaaaaaattcagatttttgcTTCGCGTTACACTCCTGTTGACAGTAAGCTCATTCCTACAGGAGAAATTGTGACAGTGAAAGGAACACCCTATGATTTTCTCAAGCCCAACACCATTGGCAGCAGGATCAACGAACTCCCCAAGGGCTATGACATCAACTACGCACTTGATGGAAGTGGAAACAAGAAGTTGAGGAAAGCAGCAATTGTGCATGACGAGAAGTCTGGAAGAGCAATGGAGATATTAACCAATCAACCTGGTGTGCAGTTCTTCACTAGCAACACTTTGAACGTGAAGGGAAAAGGTGGTTTTATGTATAAAACTCATGGAGCTCTATGTCTAGAGACTCAAGGATTTCCTGATTCTGTTAACCATCCCAACTTCCCTTCACAGATTGTGAATCCAGTGAAGCCCTACAAGCATTACATGCTGTTCAAGTTCTCTACTTTCTAG
- the LOC118029172 gene encoding LOW QUALITY PROTEIN: uncharacterized protein (The sequence of the model RefSeq protein was modified relative to this genomic sequence to represent the inferred CDS: inserted 1 base in 1 codon): MATLLSSTSFLGFPFPKHFSSSPLTDKRNSLRLNKETLLRYSCCVTKCSSSSTSVFTMSSGGGSYEKSKRVWIWTESKQVMTAAVERGWNTFIFLSNHRQLAIDWSSFSFINPLFIEEGEVLDGENNRVATIFEVSTPQELQQLQPENGQAENVIINLLDWQIIPAENIVAAFQGSRKTVLAISKTHSEAQIFLEALEHGLGGVVLKVEDVEAVIKLKEYCDRRNEATNLLSLTKAIVTRVQVAGMGDRVCVDLCSLMKPGEGLLDYSLFTQSAWSXNYIASRPFRVNAGPVHAYVSIPGGRTCYLSELKAGEEVSVADQNGQLRTAIVGRVKIETRPLILVEAKRESDDQTVYSIFLQNAETVALIPPCEGNGLLKAAIPVTSLKVGDEVLLRIQGGARHTGIEIQEFIVEN; this comes from the exons atggCTACGTTGCTCTCTTCCACTTCTTTCCTGGGATTCCCATTCCCCAAGCATTTCTCCTCCAGTCCCTTAACAG ATAAAAGGAACTCGTTGAGATTGAATAAGGAAACCCTTTTGCGCTACAGTTGTTGTGTCACAAagtgttcttcttcttccacttcTGTGTTCACAATGTCATCAGGTGGCGGTTCCTATGAGAAATCGAAGAGGGTATGGATATGGACAGAAAGCAAGCAAGTCATGACTGCTGCTGTCGAAAGAGGCTGGAATACCTTCATCTTCTTGTCCAACCATAGACAACTTGCTATTGACTGGTCAT CATTCTCCTTTATAAACCCTTTATTTATTGAGGAAGGAGAAGTTTTGGATGGTGAGAACAACAGGGTTGCCACTATTTTTGAGGTTTCAACTCCCCAAGAATTACAGCAGCTTCAACCAGAAAATGGGCAGGCTGAGAATGTAATTATTAATCTATTGGATTGGCAG ATAATACCTGCAGAGAATATTGTTGCAGCTTTTCAAGGCAGTCGAAAGACAGTGCTTGCCATCTCAAAAACTCATTCTGAAGCACAAATCTTCCTTGAG GCCTTGGAGCATGGTTTGGGTGGAGTTGTTCTAAAAGTTGAAGATGTTGAAGCTGTTATTAAGTTAAAG gaatattGTGATAGAAGGAATGAAGCAACCAATCTGCTAAGCTTGACCAAAGCCATCGTAACTCGAGTTCAAGTAGCTGGAATGGGTGATCGTGTTTGTGTGGATCTTTGTAGCCTCATGAAACCTGGTGAAGGGCTTCTG GACTATTCCTTGTTCACTCAGAGTGCTTGGA CAAATTACATTGCAAGCAGGCCATTTCGCGTTAATGCA GGACCAGTGCATGCATACGTCTCAATTCCAGGTGGAAGGACTTGCTATCTTTCAGAGCTAAAAGCAGGTGAAGAAGTTTCTGTGGCTGATCAGAATGGGCAGCTGCGAACTGCAATTGTTGGCCGTGTGAAGATAGAAACTAGACCTCTTATTCTTGTTGAGGCAAAG AGAGAGTCAGATGATCAAACAGTATACAGCATTTTCCTCCAGAATGCAGAAACAGTTGCCTTAATCCCTCCTTGTGAAG GAAATGGACTGCTAAAAGCAGCTATTCCTGTTACTTCACTGAAAGTTGGAGATGAAGTATTATTGCGAATACAAGGAGGAGCACGGCATACGGGAAtagaaattcaagaattcattgtTGAGAACTGA